Proteins encoded in a region of the Diospyros lotus cultivar Yz01 chromosome 9, ASM1463336v1, whole genome shotgun sequence genome:
- the LOC127809192 gene encoding putative disease resistance protein RGA3 — translation MAEGALFSIAGKIIEKLGGLAAQEVALCWGVKDQLMKLNGTLTRIKAVILDAEEKAQKHNHQIKDWLEKLGGAVYDAEDLLDDFTTEIQQKQLMPGNKVSREVRIFFSKSNQYVYGSRMGHEVKALREKLDAIDADRKRFNLDIRDDETDFLTTDGRQTTSSEPEVIVGREGDKLAVKTFLLNSNYNENVSVVSIVGIGGLGKTTLAQHVFNDEQVKAHFGERRLWVSVSGVLGKDSDQLESLKNELKKIIEKKEKNEENNYLLVLDDVWDSGVDGRDAEKWDNLKQGLPRDAVGSKIIVTTRSEVIAKFTSTIDRHVLKGLSDDESWDLFRRKAFRQDELSGHVDDKIREEIVRRCCGVPLVIKTIARLMSLKDRALWSSFIRNELPDPIIDENIIQTFMLSYNALPSYMKPCFAYCSLFPKGHRIDVKSLFQLWIAQGFIRSSNSVDSGESVALMCFESLLWRSFFQEVEKDNLGNIKSCKMHDFMHDLATHVAGFESTKVELGGNGINDSTRHVSFDMELDLLQQIRILLPCAKRLRTLILQGGTWWDEGAWEYICRKFGHLRVLVLHELGIHKVSPLIENLKHLKYLDLSYNQMEELPNSITNLVNLQVLKLNGCEELKRLPRDMSKLINLRHLDVGCSLADDLCGLEYMPRGIGQLTSLQTLSCFVVAKNSSHKSKMVGGLDELKRLNELRGSLEIIVVEYDSNSWISECKGAKLIDKQHLQSLTIRWRGPERDSNSDINLNDETLQNLQPNLNLQELKVVRYGGMRFPSWLSRLSNLVGIHLEDCPRLEHIPPLHGILSLEALFIDDMRSLEYIDSEGVGGKGVSTFFPSLKKLELGFCGSLKGWWKKSSDEINDDSDEIMLCFPSLSSLKIGWCPNLTSMPLFPTLDILDLRCTSSMPLQQTMKMTAPVSSSSSSSIDTFIRPLSKLKELLIFSVEDMESLPEIGLQNLSSLQQLVIILCSRLKSLPLPDEGMPSLQILNICVCKELKSLSQSESQGVIPYLSSLEHLRISSVTEELSGRIRGWGKESMEEWPIIEHIPNIVIDEYYIQKDGRYVKEDEITY, via the coding sequence ATGGCTGAAGGTGCGCTCTTCAGTATTGCGgggaaaataattgagaaactagGTGGCCTAGCTGCTCAGGAGGTTGCACTATGCTGGGGGGTCAAAGATCAATTAATGAAGCTCAATGGCACACTTACCAGGATTAAGGCTGTGATTTTAGATGCTGAGGAGAAGGCACAAAAACATAACCATCAAATCAAAGACTGGCTCGAGAAGCTGGGGGGAGCTGTATATGATGCAGAGGATTTGCTGGACGATTTTACAACAGAAATTCAGCAGAAACAGTTGATGCCTGGTAATAAAGTATCGAGGGAGGTACGCATTTTCttctcaaaatcaaaccaatatGTGTATGGTTCACGAATGGGTCATGAAGTTAAAGCACTTCGGGAGAAACTAGATGCCATCGATGCTGACCGTAAACGATTCAACCTTGATATTCGGGATGACGAGACAGATTTTTTGACTACGGACGGGAGGCAAACTACCTCCTCTGAACCTGAAGTAATAGTTGGAAGAGAAGGTGACAAATTGGCTGTTAAAACTTTTCTGCTGAATTCCAACTACAATGAAAACGTTTCTGTCGTCTCCATAGTTGGAATAGGTGGGTTGGGGAAGACCACACTAGCTCAACATGTTTTCAATGATGAGCAAGTTAAGGCGCATTTTGGTGAGAGACGTCTGTGGGTAAGTGTCTCAGGTGTCTTGGGTAAAGATTCTGATCAGTTAGAGAGTCTGAAAAATGAGTTAAAAAAGATCAttgaaaaaaaggagaaaaatgaagaaaataattatcttcttgTATTAGATGATGTGTGGGATAGTGGTGTGGATGGTCGAGATGCTGAAAAATGGGATAATTTGAAGCAGGGGTTACCGCGTGATGCAGTAGGAAGCAAGATAATTGTAACTACACGTTCTGAAGTAATTGCAAAATTCACAAGCACAATAGATCGACATGTTTTAAAAGGTCTATCAGATGATGAGTCATGGGATCTGTTTAGAAGAAAGGCATTTCGTCAAGACGAACTGTCGGGTCATGTAGATGACAAAATTAGAGAAGAGATTGTAAGGAGGTGTTGTGGAGTTCCTTTGGTAATAAAGACAATTGCGAGGTTGATGTCTTTGAAAGATAGAGCCCTGTGGAGTTCCTTTATACGAAATGAACTTCCAGATCCGATTATAGATGAAAACATCATACAGACCTTTATGTTAAGCTACAATGCTCTTCCATCATATATGAAGCCTTGTTTTGCATACTGTAGCTTATTCCCAAAAGGTCATAGGATTGATGTGAAATCATTGTTTCAACTTTGGATTGCACAAGGGTTCATTAGGTCTTCAAATTCGGTTGACTCTGGAGAATCGGTTGCTCTTATGTGCTTTGAGAGTTTATTGTGGAGGTCCTTCTTTCAGGAAGTTGAAAAGGATAATTTAGGTAACATAAAAAGTTGCAAAATGCATGATTTTATGCATGATCTTGCAACCCATGTCGCTGGTTTTGAGAGCACCAAAGTAGAGCTCGGAGGAAATGGAATTAATGATTCGACTCGGCACGTGTCATTTGACATGGAATTGGATTTGTTACAACAAATTCGAATTCTGTTGCCTTGTGCAAAACGTCTAAGAACACTTATATTGCAAGGTGGCACATGGTGGGATGAGGGGGCATGGGAGTATATTTGTCGAAAGTTTGGGCATTTACGTGTGCTTGTTTTGCATGAATTAGGAATTCACAAAGTGTCACCTCTCATTGAAAATCTCAAGCACCTTAAATATCTTGATCTTTCATATAATCAGATGGAGGAACTTCCTAATTCTATCACCAATCTGGTAAATTTGCAAGTGCTCAAGCTCAATGGGTGTGAGGAACTTAAGAGACTACCAAGAGATATGAGTAAGCTGATTAATCTGAGGCATCTTGATGTTGGTTGCTCTTTGGCTGATGATTTATGTGGCTTGGAGTATATGCCTCGTGGGATTGGGCAATTAACTTCTCTACAGACGTTGTCATGTTTTGTGGTTGCAAAAAATAGTAGTCATAAATCTAAGATGGTTGGTGGATTGGATGAGTTGAAAAGGTTAAATGAGTTGAGAGGGAGCCTAGAAATAATTGTTGTTGAATATGATAGCAATTCCTGGATATCAGAATGTAAAGGAGCTAAATTGATAGATAAACAACATCTTCAGTCGTTGACCATAAGGTGGCGGGGCCCAGAGCGGGATAGTAATTCAGATATTAATTTGAATGATGAAACGTTGCAAAACCTCCAGCCAAACTTGAATCTTCAAGAGTTGAAAGTGGTAAGGTATGGAGGTATGAGGTTTCCAAGTTGGCTTTCACGTCTCTCAAATCTTGTAGGGATTCATCTAGAAGACTGTCCAAGACTTGAGCATATCCCTCCCTTACATGGAATCCTTTCTCTTGAAGCATTGTTTATTGACGATATGAGAAGTTTGGAGTACATAGATAGTGAGGGGGTTGGAGGAAAAGGAGTGTCGACGTTTTTCCCATCGTTAAAGAAACTTGAGCTCGGTTTTTGTGGTAGTCTGAAGGGATGGTGGAAGAAGAGTAGTGATGAGATAAATGATGATAGTGATGAGATAATGCTCTGTTTTCCAAGTCTTTCTTCCTTAAAAATAGGATGGTGTCCAAATCTGACTTCAATGCCGTTGTTTCCAACTCTCGATATACTTGATTTGCGGTGCACTAGTTCAATGCCGTTGCAGCAGACAATGAAGATGACAGCACcagtctcttcctcttcttcttcctctatagACACTTTTATCCGTCCACTCTCCAAATTGAAAGAACTACTTATTTTTTCAGTTGAGGATATGGAATCTCTTCCAGAAATAGGGCTGCAAaatctctcttctcttcaaCAGCTAGTAATCATTTTATGCTCAAGATTGAAGTCTCTGCCACTGCCTGATGAGGGGATGCCTTCTCTTCAGATTTTAAATATCTGTGTATGCAAAGAATTAAAGAGTCTATCTCAATCTGAATCTCAAGGGGTGATACCCTACCTTTCCTCTTTGGAACATTTAAGAATCTCGTCCGTGACTGAAGAGTTGAGTGGAAGAATAAGAGGATGGGGAAAGGAGAGTATGGAGGAGTGGCCTATCATTGAACACATTCCAAATATTGTAATTGATGAATACTACATTCAAAAGGACGGTCGCTATGTAAAGGAGGACGAAATAACTTACTAG